CAGTGAACCCAACagtgaaggaggaggaactcgtcaagaaactggacaaGATGGACCTGATGGGGATCAATGGGCTCGAGAAGTTTAGAGAGAACCAGCTTTTAAATAATGATATTTTGTTCACCAATGCATTGCAAGATCTGAACAAACTGATGTCCTTGGCAAACTCGATAGAGAGACTGTACAAAAGGGAGAGCAATAATTCAGGTAGCTCAACGACAGCTCACCCGTATCTGGTTGTTGATCGCGAGAAATTTTTCACAAAGGACTCCTTCCTTGACGAGATCGCCAGAGAGGTGTACGAATTCGCAATGTCTGAATTCAAGGATAACGAAATCGACAGGAATGTGATTGTTACCCTTGTGGATTTTTATGCAATGTACAACAAGTCCGTGCGGATCGGTACGGGGCTGATCTCACCGCAGGAACTGAGGGATGCATGTCAGCGGTTCCCCAAATTGGGGTTGCACGAtttgaaattgttgaaaGTCAATAAAAGAGTGTTGTGCTTGACAAGTGTGAACTCGCTCAAATTTGTAGAAGAGAGGGTAATGGAGATAGTGCAAGGGCAACCAGGCTCCGACTCCTTGAAGATCACACAGGTGCTGAATGAACAAGCGAAGACGGACAACAGTTGGGCAATCGGTATCATTGATGAGATTCTCAGCTCATGTATAAATAACGGGAAGCTGGTCTTGGACGAACAAATGAGCGGAATGCTCTATTATTCTAATACATTTTGGTCACTATAACATACTCTTGCATGCGCATAATTTACAATGTACAATATGTCCataacacacacacaaataCACACATGACGGGCACTTCCCCTCTCCTTTTTGTCATCGAGATCATAACACTTCATTGGTAACCTCTTGCCAGTAACTCCTTTTCAAGACTGTTCCAAAAGTAACGAACAATCTCGACGTCTTTAAATCTCTGACTTTTATCTAACTCGACTCTCTGGACGTTCCATTGCTGGACATGCTGAGGTACCTCTTCACCACTGAAATGGAAGTAGTAACCCTTGCAATGCTGGAAAAGCTCCTGTGGGGTGTTCCATTGGTAGTTGTTAAATTGCCAAGAGTGGCCAGTTGTGAAAACGGCAACGACACGGTCCCAGTACTCTGGTTTGGTGAACATCCGGGTGTTGTTAACGACAATAAACTTGATCGGCCTCTCCAATCTATCGAATTTTTTCTCCACTGTGATCAGGTTATCGTTCAACGAGCTTGGCAGCTGGCGTGGGTCAATATACCGCGACCCTTCcaaaaactgtttgatgTTGCTTAGAGTTATTAAGGAAGATGTCGCCGATGGGATCAATATGATTGGATCCTTTCGCTGAGTGGGTTTCCTTGTGTTCGCAGTTTTTAAAACGTGGCCATTGGTTGCACCATTTTTACTCGAACGCAGCGATGCTTTTATCGATTGTACCAGTTTCAGTTCCGAATCCTGTATTAGGTACCCAAAGTCAATTGGCTTGGACCCACGCAGAGACGAGTTGTGGTCGAAGAAATTACGTTCATTCTTCAGGGTATTCACCAACACAGGATCCGCGTTAATCAGTTTATTCTCTGCACTTGGCTCCACCGCAGAGGTCCcctcctccttctcttTCCCATCTCCCCTCTCCTCCTTCGTGTTCTGTGCTGTCTCTCCAATGGTACCTTCTGCTGGTACAAGTTTCTCCCCTGTCTGCAACGTGGACGTGGCGTCGTTCTCTTGCAAGTAGGCAGATGTCTCTGATCTACCGCTGAGCCAGCTCAACAGATCGTTTCTTTGCAAGAAAGAAACGTTCGTTAGATGCTTATTCTGACAGTCTGCCAGATACTCAGCTGCGCTGGAATCCCTATGCAAGTAGCAATGCACAACAACCCTCAATTCTGTGGGCTTGCCATCCACTAAAAACTCCGTGGGCTGATCCAGCACAATCGTATCCGCGTCACCGAATTGCACAGAGACTGCCCCTACAATATCCTCAGtgacaccaccaccattATCCAGCAACTTTATCGCATCACCGTTCTTAACATGCTCCCTAAAGTTCTGCAGAACGCCCATTATCaaccttcaacaacttAAAAGCAAATTCACCTAAACAGCCAAGATATCTCCACGTCAACACCAATTCTAGTCCTCTTCTATCAACTGTTCGGTGCTGAGTCTTCACCGTTTGACGGTTCATGGAAAATTTACAGCGAAAAGTGAAGAGTTCGGGTAAAAACGAATAATTTTTGGAATTTGAGATTCTCATCGCTTCAGAAGATCGAGATTGAGCGATGAGACGGCCTGTTTTGCGTTCAATTGTAGTCATCCGTGGTCTCAGCGAGTCAATTGAGTGGTTCTGTTGATGGCtaagaaggggaagaagaatggGGCAAGTCCGTCGCCCGAGGTAGCCCCCGGgaagaagggcaagaaggGTTCCAAAAGCGAGGAGCCGGCCATTCTGACTAAAGAAGAGCAGAGGGCTCAGCAACAGGCTCATAGGGCCAAAGTGACCTCCACAGCGAGTTGGACTGGGAAACTGCCCCATACTTTGCTGCATGAGTTTTGtgtgaagaagaaatggaacaAAGTTGAGTACGATATGAGAAGACATGGTGATAAAGGTATGGTAGCCACGGCAGTGCTGTCCTGGACAGACCCGAAGACTAAAGAAGTGTTGAAGGTTAAAATGAACGATCCAACATTTGACAGGACCACTGGGACCggtctgctgctgccgcaGGAGACTGCCGCGGAGGCGAGGCATATGGCCGCGGTGGTTGCGTTGTCGCGAGTCGCATTCAATAAGAATTTGCAAATGATGCTCCCACCTAACCATAAAAAATTGTGGTACGATTTAGAGGACTACAGGAAATTGATCTCGAAATCTGATCCGAGATCTTGTGCTAGGCTTTTCGATTTGGAACCCTTCACATCCATGGTCGAGGAGAAAAAGACTAGAGAAAAGGCTGAAGAGGAATTCAAGGCAAAACAAAACCAAGCTGAAAAGACGCAACAGATACCCATCTTAATAACAAATGCATCCTCTTCGAAGCCTAGCTCGAGTTCAAGGAGAGCTGGGAATGATAGAAATAAACCAAGTGACGGACAAATAACAAAAATTGTCAAACCTGCCAAGACAAGACGGTCACTCGTCAAGTTCCCAAGGAAAGTATGGGAACGTGCATCCTTTGTTGATTTGGAGGAATCTACAAGGCAAATGATAGAAGCTACATTGAAACCTGTCATAAATTGGGAATCAGAAATGTACAAGGAAACACCTGAAAAGCATGCAGAAAGAGCGGAACTTGAGGTAAAACTTGTTGGGATAGGATTCAGACAAATACACGTCAAGGAGGCTATGCAGTTTAAAGATCCATTATCGTTCTTACTGTTTAATTTACCCGATGACGACTTACCGCCATTCTTCCATAAAAGAAAGGAggattcaaaaaataaggTGGAGATTGCATCTCTGCCGCTATCTACTAGATTAGTAGTGGAACGGTTGACTGAGCTTGGCGTTTCAGAAGACGAAGCACATTACTCCCTGCAGGAAGCCCGAATGAATGAAAATGAAGCCGTTGCTATTCTAATGAGTGAATTTGTCACTGTGCCACCTTCCAGCGCTGACCATTCCACAGAAATCTCGGAGGAGGAGTCCTTGGAGATGTGGAGGCAAGAATTAGAAAGTTTACAATGCATCGATGAGTCAAAAGTAGAGGATATCGTAACTGATTTAAGCTACAGTGTGGTTTTAGAGGGTGGATTGAAACTGAAGGCGCGGCTTTATAGAACGCAAGGATACCCTTACAAATTACCTGGTATCATAGTCTCAACTTTTGACAAAAAATACAAGCTACCGAACTACATCAAAAAGCAGATCCTGAGTAAATTGGTGAATTACCTCGTTGAGGGAAACCTCATTGGTGACATGCTTGTGTACAACATTATTGAGTGGTTAGAGGACAACATCCAAAACATTATTGACAATCCTGGATCACTCCTCTCTCAGAATGACTTAGCGACATCTTCTCATTCTGATACAATTAGAGGCAACCATGCTAAAAGCGTTtacaacaaaaagaaaaatagCAGGAATGTATCTCTTAGTCCGCAGCAACTGGACTCTCTTCACACTGAGTATTTGAACAGACAAAAGACTAAACAATATAAAGAGATGCAGGAGGTGCGTGCTCTGTTACCTGCGTGGAAAAAACAGGATGAAATTGTCGAACTGATTGAACAAAACGACGTCGTTTTGATTACAGGTGAAACTGGTTCTGGTAAGTCTACTCAAGTTGTCCAGTTCATCCTGGATGCACtccaaaatttgaaaagaagtACTAAAATCATCTGTACTCAACCTAGAAGAATATCTGCCATTGGTCTAGCAGAACGTGTTGCTGATGAAAGATGTGTCACTTGCGGAGATGAGGTCGGGTACACTATAAGAGGTGTAAACATGACTAAGGCGACCACCAGAATCAGGTTCATGACCACCGGTGTACTTGTTAGAATTTTACAAGGTGACCAAAGCCTGTTGAATGACTCAATTGTTGTAATTGATGAGGTTCACGAGAGGTCCATAGACACTGACTTGGTGGTCacgttgctgaagaacttgttggGGAAGGTCAAGGGACTGAAAATTGTTCTCATGAGTGCCACAGTCAATGTGGACTTGTTTAGCAAGTTCTTCCCCCAGTTGGGTAGATGTCACATTGAGGGTCGTACTTTCCCTATCAAGGACTACTTTTTGGACGACATCTTAGAGGCTTTG
The genomic region above belongs to Huiozyma naganishii CBS 8797 chromosome 2, complete genome and contains:
- the KNAG0B06360 gene encoding RNA helicase (similar to Saccharomyces cerevisiae YLR419W; ancestral locus Anc_4.291), which translates into the protein MAKKGKKNGASPSPEVAPGKKGKKGSKSEEPAILTKEEQRAQQQAHRAKVTSTASWTGKLPHTLLHEFCVKKKWNKVEYDMRRHGDKGMVATAVLSWTDPKTKEVLKVKMNDPTFDRTTGTGLLLPQETAAEARHMAAVVALSRVAFNKNLQMMLPPNHKKLWYDLEDYRKLISKSDPRSCARLFDLEPFTSMVEEKKTREKAEEEFKAKQNQAEKTQQIPILITNASSSKPSSSSRRAGNDRNKPSDGQITKIVKPAKTRRSLVKFPRKVWERASFVDLEESTRQMIEATLKPVINWESEMYKETPEKHAERAELEVKLVGIGFRQIHVKEAMQFKDPLSFLLFNLPDDDLPPFFHKRKEDSKNKVEIASLPLSTRLVVERLTELGVSEDEAHYSLQEARMNENEAVAILMSEFVTVPPSSADHSTEISEEESLEMWRQELESLQCIDESKVEDIVTDLSYSVVLEGGLKLKARLYRTQGYPYKLPGIIVSTFDKKYKLPNYIKKQILSKLVNYLVEGNLIGDMLVYNIIEWLEDNIQNIIDNPGSLLSQNDLATSSHSDTIRGNHAKSVYNKKKNSRNVSLSPQQLDSLHTEYLNRQKTKQYKEMQEVRALLPAWKKQDEIVELIEQNDVVLITGETGSGKSTQVVQFILDALQNLKRSTKIICTQPRRISAIGLAERVADERCVTCGDEVGYTIRGVNMTKATTRIRFMTTGVLVRILQGDQSLLNDSIVVIDEVHERSIDTDLVVTLLKNLLGKVKGLKIVLMSATVNVDLFSKFFPQLGRCHIEGRTFPIKDYFLDDILEALDFKIKKNEKPQLYRYEDTDDLDNGSQGGDDGYIRPGPDSNFFKSGQINYDLLCQVALHVDQELKSGSNDGSIIIFLPGVAEIDKSCRMLKEMDTSHRFVVLPLHSALTPEDQKKVFRRYGSKRKIVVSTNIAETSITIDDCVATIDTGRAKTMYYNPRENTTRLIESFISKAEAKQRRGRAGRVRKGVSYKLFSKRLFEEDMVDMPAPEIKRVALESLYISVKAMGVKDVTSFLASGLESPPLQSLRKAERMLTTVGLLEEDDRSLTQLGRYISLMPVMDSKQGKLLIYSIIFGVTDLGVLTASILSSGSQMFIGGRDNRDAIKKVLLRYQARGDLLAMVEILRQYLSIEDKAAKRQFMRDNMLSYNKVSEILSARAQYYSILRDVGFLPMSYRPWNGSPTFNANESNSSVVEIILTGSFYPNVARVQLPDPKFLATSSGAIEKDPEAKTIKYWVRNEEYVDKLSELRQTQTASGSVDMDDMPLPSTRAFIHPSSVLFSDRNVNVEEIRALEGAAEEGAADKYASRNPMLKLPFLVYNSSHCTSKLFLNGITPTSTLSLLLFGGPISYDIHGEQHSPGIVVDDWLPVRTWCKNAVLIKRLRQQLDVSIREVLQRPRYDSRPSDARSDSDTATATSVIDLVVKIVGA
- the CDC73 gene encoding Cdc73p (similar to Saccharomyces cerevisiae CDC73 (YLR418C); ancestral locus Anc_4.290), whose product is MGVLQNFREHVKNGDAIKLLDNGGGVTEDIVGAVSVQFGDADTIVLDQPTEFLVDGKPTELRVVVHCYLHRDSSAAEYLADCQNKHLTNVSFLQRNDLLSWLSGRSETSAYLQENDATSTLQTGEKLVPAEGTIGETAQNTKEERGDGKEKEEGTSAVEPSAENKLINADPVLVNTLKNERNFFDHNSSLRGSKPIDFGYLIQDSELKLVQSIKASLRSSKNGATNGHVLKTANTRKPTQRKDPIILIPSATSSLITLSNIKQFLEGSRYIDPRQLPSSLNDNLITVEKKFDRLERPIKFIVVNNTRMFTKPEYWDRVVAVFTTGHSWQFNNYQWNTPQELFQHCKGYYFHFSGEEVPQHVQQWNVQRVELDKSQRFKDVEIVRYFWNSLEKELLARGYQ